One genomic segment of Streptomyces sp. RerS4 includes these proteins:
- a CDS encoding acyl-CoA carboxylase subunit beta, whose product MSQPSEPIDIHTTAGKLADLRRRVEEATHAGSARAVEKQHAKGKLTARERVALLLDEGSFVELDEFARHRSTAFGLEKTRPYGDGVVTGYGTVDGRPVAVFSQDFTVFGGALGEVYGQKIMKVMDFALKTGCPLVGINDSGGARIQEGVSALGMYGEIFRRNVHASGVIPQISLIVGPCAGGAVYSPAITDFTVMVDQTSHMFITGPDVIKTVTGEDVGFEELGGARTHNSTSGVAHHMAGDEKDAIEYVKSLLAYLPSNNLSEPPAFPEEADTEVSDTDLELDTLIPDSANQPYDMHTVIEHVLDEGEFLETQSLFAPNIVTGFGRVEGHPVGIVANQPMQFAGCLDINASEKAARFVRTCDAFNIPVLTFVDVPGFLPGTDQEYNGIIRRGAKLIYAYAEATVPLITVITRKAFGGAYDVMGSKHLGADLNLAWPTAQIAVMGAQGAVNILHRRTLAETAPEEVEDTRARLITEYEDTLLNPYTAAERGYIDAVTMPSETRAHVVKGLRQLRTKRESLPPKKHGNIPL is encoded by the coding sequence ATGTCACAACCCTCAGAGCCGATCGACATCCACACGACCGCGGGCAAGCTCGCGGACCTGCGGCGCCGCGTCGAGGAGGCCACTCACGCAGGTTCCGCTCGCGCCGTCGAGAAGCAACACGCCAAAGGCAAGCTGACGGCGCGTGAGCGGGTCGCCTTGCTGCTGGACGAGGGGTCCTTCGTAGAGCTGGACGAGTTCGCCCGGCACCGCTCGACCGCGTTCGGGCTGGAGAAGACCCGCCCCTACGGCGACGGCGTCGTCACCGGCTACGGCACGGTCGACGGCCGCCCGGTGGCGGTCTTCTCGCAGGACTTCACCGTCTTCGGCGGGGCCCTCGGCGAGGTCTACGGCCAGAAGATCATGAAGGTCATGGACTTCGCGCTGAAGACCGGCTGCCCCCTCGTCGGCATCAACGACTCCGGCGGCGCCCGCATCCAGGAGGGCGTCAGCGCGCTCGGCATGTACGGCGAGATCTTCCGCCGCAACGTGCACGCGTCCGGCGTGATCCCGCAGATCAGTCTGATCGTCGGCCCCTGCGCCGGCGGCGCCGTGTACTCCCCGGCCATCACCGACTTCACCGTCATGGTCGACCAGACCTCGCACATGTTCATCACCGGCCCGGACGTCATCAAGACCGTCACCGGCGAGGACGTCGGCTTCGAGGAGCTGGGCGGGGCCCGTACGCACAACAGCACGTCCGGTGTCGCCCACCACATGGCGGGGGACGAGAAGGACGCCATCGAGTACGTGAAGTCGCTGCTCGCGTACCTGCCGTCGAACAACCTCTCCGAGCCGCCCGCCTTCCCGGAGGAGGCGGACACCGAGGTCAGCGACACCGACCTCGAACTCGACACGCTGATCCCGGACAGCGCGAACCAGCCGTACGACATGCACACCGTGATCGAGCACGTGCTCGACGAGGGCGAGTTCCTGGAGACGCAGTCCCTCTTCGCCCCGAACATCGTCACCGGCTTCGGCCGCGTCGAGGGCCACCCGGTCGGCATCGTCGCCAACCAGCCGATGCAGTTCGCCGGCTGCCTGGACATCAACGCCTCCGAGAAGGCCGCGCGCTTCGTCCGCACGTGCGACGCGTTCAACATCCCGGTGCTGACGTTCGTGGACGTGCCGGGCTTCCTCCCGGGCACCGACCAGGAGTACAACGGAATCATCAGGCGCGGTGCGAAGCTGATCTACGCGTACGCCGAGGCCACCGTCCCCCTCATCACCGTGATCACCCGCAAGGCCTTCGGCGGCGCCTACGACGTCATGGGCTCCAAGCACCTCGGCGCGGACCTCAACCTGGCCTGGCCGACCGCGCAGATCGCGGTCATGGGAGCCCAGGGCGCGGTCAACATCCTGCACCGCCGCACCCTCGCCGAGACGGCCCCCGAGGAGGTGGAGGACACCCGGGCACGGCTCATCACCGAGTACGAGGACACCCTGCTCAACCCGTACACGGCGGCCGAGCGCGGCTACATCGACGCGGTGACCATGCCGTCCGAGACCCGGGCGCACGTGGTGAAGGGGCTGCGGCAGCTGCGCACCAAGCGGGAGTCGCTGCCGCCGAAGAAGCACGGCAACATCCCCCTCTAA
- a CDS encoding biotin--[acetyl-CoA-carboxylase] ligase: MTPTDAAAGASAGRWSSLDRPPLNAAGLRRALVAEGGLWTSLEVVPATGSTNTDLAERAPELPEGAVLVAEEQTAGRGRLDRTWSAPPRSGLFFSVLFKPGPAVPPERWGWLTLLAGVAATSGLSRAAGVDTLLKWPNDLLVVVDGEERKTGGILAERVADGVVVGIGLNVSLTEDELPVPGAGSLLLAKATVTDREPLLKAVLRSLEEWYGRWRDADGDPAACGLQETYAAGCSTLGKHVRADLPGGRTLTGTAEAVDADGRLVIRTGEDEREAVGAGDVVHLRPVR; encoded by the coding sequence ATGACGCCAACAGATGCAGCAGCAGGGGCCTCCGCCGGACGCTGGTCGAGCCTGGACCGGCCTCCTCTCAACGCCGCGGGTCTGCGGCGGGCCCTCGTCGCCGAGGGTGGGCTGTGGACCTCCCTGGAGGTGGTCCCCGCCACCGGGTCCACCAACACCGACCTCGCGGAGCGGGCCCCGGAGCTGCCCGAGGGGGCCGTGCTGGTCGCCGAGGAGCAGACCGCCGGGCGCGGGCGCCTCGATCGGACTTGGAGCGCGCCGCCCCGGTCCGGGCTCTTCTTCTCCGTCCTGTTCAAGCCGGGCCCGGCCGTGCCGCCGGAGCGGTGGGGGTGGCTGACCCTGCTGGCCGGAGTGGCCGCCACGAGCGGGCTGTCCCGGGCGGCGGGCGTGGACACCCTGCTCAAGTGGCCCAACGACCTGCTGGTGGTGGTGGACGGCGAGGAGCGCAAGACGGGCGGCATCCTCGCGGAACGGGTCGCGGACGGGGTGGTCGTCGGGATCGGGCTGAACGTCAGCCTCACGGAGGACGAGCTGCCCGTCCCGGGCGCGGGCTCGCTGCTGCTCGCGAAGGCGACGGTGACCGACCGGGAGCCGCTGCTGAAGGCCGTACTGCGGTCCTTGGAGGAGTGGTACGGGCGCTGGCGCGACGCCGACGGCGACCCGGCGGCCTGCGGCCTCCAGGAGACGTACGCCGCCGGCTGCTCGACGCTGGGCAAGCACGTACGGGCGGACCTGCCGGGCGGGCGCACCCTCACCGGGACGGCCGAAGCGGTCGACGCGGACGGGCGGCTGGTGATCCGTACGGGCGAGGACGAGCGGGAGGCGGTGGGGGCGGGGGACGTGGTGCACCTCCGCCCCGTGCGCTGA
- a CDS encoding enoyl-CoA hydratase-related protein, producing MDEVRFGEFVAVRRHGDGGVVAELVLDRPKAMNAVSTEMARSISAACAALAADAGVRVVVLSSTHERAFCVGADLKERNSLSDAELVRQRPTTRGAYGGVLELPMPTVAAVHGFALGGGFELALACDVIVADETAVVGLPEVSVGVIPGGGGTQLLPRRVGAARAAELIFTARRVEAAEALSLGLVDALAPAGEDRTRALELAAAMAANSPVGLRAAKRALRLGHGMDLAAGLEIEDAAWRTVAFSGDRAEGVAAFNEKRRPNWPGE from the coding sequence GTGGACGAGGTCCGTTTCGGGGAGTTCGTGGCGGTGCGGCGGCACGGCGACGGCGGGGTCGTCGCGGAGCTGGTGCTGGACCGCCCCAAGGCGATGAACGCCGTCTCCACGGAGATGGCCCGCTCGATCTCCGCCGCCTGCGCGGCGCTCGCCGCCGACGCCGGGGTGCGGGTCGTCGTCCTGTCCTCCACGCACGAGCGGGCGTTCTGCGTGGGCGCGGACCTCAAGGAGCGCAATTCCCTGTCCGACGCCGAGCTGGTGCGCCAGCGGCCGACCACCCGGGGGGCGTACGGCGGCGTGCTGGAGCTGCCGATGCCGACGGTCGCGGCGGTCCACGGCTTCGCGCTGGGCGGCGGCTTCGAGCTGGCGCTGGCCTGCGACGTCATCGTGGCCGACGAGACGGCCGTGGTCGGGCTCCCCGAGGTCTCGGTCGGCGTGATCCCCGGCGGGGGCGGTACGCAGCTGCTGCCGCGCCGGGTCGGGGCGGCGCGGGCCGCCGAGCTGATCTTCACCGCGCGGCGGGTGGAGGCGGCCGAGGCGCTGTCCCTGGGGCTCGTGGACGCGCTGGCTCCGGCGGGTGAGGACCGTACGCGGGCCCTGGAACTGGCGGCGGCGATGGCGGCGAACTCCCCGGTCGGGCTGCGCGCGGCCAAGCGGGCGCTGCGGCTGGGGCACGGCATGGACCTGGCGGCGGGGCTGGAGATCGAGGACGCGGCCTGGCGGACGGTGGCCTTCTCCGGGGACCGGGCGGAGGGCGTGGCGGCGTTCAACGAGAAGCGCCGGCCGAACTGGCCGGGGGAGTAG
- the msrA gene encoding peptide-methionine (S)-S-oxide reductase MsrA, giving the protein MFSYRRTPELPTREEALPGRAQAQFSLPERHTVLGNPLAGPYPAHLEVADFGLGCFWGAERKFWQTPGVWTTLAGYQGGYTENPTYDEVCSGQTGHTEVVRVVFDPSLVSYESLLKLFWESHDPTQGFRQGNDVGTQYRSAVYTHSAAHQAAAEASRDSYQKVLTASGYGDITTAVLPAADRPFWPAEAYHQQYLDKNPGGYCGIGGTGVSCPIGIATAPGE; this is encoded by the coding sequence ATGTTCTCGTACCGCCGCACGCCCGAGCTCCCCACCCGCGAGGAGGCCCTGCCGGGCCGCGCGCAGGCGCAGTTCTCGCTGCCGGAGCGCCACACGGTCCTCGGCAACCCGCTCGCCGGCCCCTATCCCGCGCACCTGGAGGTGGCCGACTTCGGTCTGGGCTGCTTCTGGGGCGCGGAGCGCAAGTTCTGGCAGACCCCGGGGGTGTGGACCACCCTGGCCGGCTACCAGGGCGGCTACACGGAGAATCCGACGTACGACGAGGTGTGCTCGGGCCAGACCGGCCACACGGAGGTCGTCCGCGTGGTCTTCGACCCGTCGCTGGTCTCCTACGAGAGCCTCCTGAAGCTCTTCTGGGAGTCCCACGACCCCACCCAGGGCTTCCGTCAGGGCAACGACGTCGGCACCCAGTACCGCTCGGCGGTCTACACCCACTCCGCCGCCCACCAGGCGGCCGCCGAGGCCTCCCGCGACTCCTATCAGAAGGTCCTCACCGCCTCGGGCTACGGCGACATCACCACCGCCGTCCTCCCGGCCGCCGACCGCCCCTTCTGGCCGGCGGAGGCGTACCACCAGCAGTACCTCGACAAGAACCCGGGCGGCTACTGCGGCATCGGCGGTACGGGTGTCTCCTGCCCCATCGGCATAGCGACGGCCCCGGGCGAGTGA
- the hutH gene encoding histidine ammonia-lyase, translating into MHTVVVGTSGTTAEDVIAVARGNARVELSAEALEALGRAREIVDALAAKPEPVYGVSTGFGALASRHISPELRAQLQRNIVRSHAAGMGPRVEREVVRALMFLRLKTVASGHTGVRPSVAQTMADLLNAGITPVVHEYGSLGCSGDLAPLSHCALALMGEGDAEGPDGVVRPAGELLAAHRIEPVELREKEGLALLNGTDGMLGMLVMALADLDTLYKSADITAALTLEALLGTEKVLAPELHAIRPHPGQAAAAANMAAVLKGSGLTGHFQEESAPRVQDAYSVRCAPQVAGAGRDTMAHAALVAFRELAAAVDNPVVLPDGRVESNGNFHGAPVAYVLDFLAIAAADLGSIAERRTDRLLDKNRSHGLPPFLAEDAGVDSGLMIAQYTQAALVSEMKRLAVPASADSIPSSAMQEDHVSMGWSAARKLRTAVDNLTRIIAIELYAATRAIELRHGLTPAPASQAAIAAVRAAGVQGPGPDRFLAPDLAAADAFVRAGALVAAVEPVTGPLA; encoded by the coding sequence ATGCACACTGTCGTGGTGGGAACGTCCGGGACCACCGCCGAGGACGTCATCGCCGTCGCCCGCGGCAACGCGCGGGTCGAGCTGTCCGCCGAGGCGCTCGAAGCGCTCGGCCGCGCTCGTGAGATCGTCGACGCGCTCGCCGCCAAGCCCGAGCCCGTCTACGGGGTTTCCACCGGATTCGGCGCCCTCGCCTCCCGGCACATCAGCCCCGAGCTGCGCGCGCAGCTGCAGCGCAACATCGTCCGCTCGCACGCCGCCGGCATGGGCCCGCGCGTCGAGCGGGAGGTCGTACGCGCCCTGATGTTCCTGCGCCTGAAGACGGTGGCCTCCGGACACACCGGCGTACGCCCCTCCGTCGCCCAGACCATGGCCGACCTCCTGAACGCCGGGATCACCCCCGTGGTCCACGAGTACGGCTCCCTCGGCTGCTCCGGCGACCTCGCGCCGCTCTCCCACTGCGCCCTCGCGCTCATGGGCGAGGGCGACGCCGAGGGCCCCGACGGCGTCGTGCGCCCCGCCGGCGAACTCCTCGCCGCGCACCGCATCGAGCCCGTGGAGCTGCGCGAGAAGGAGGGCCTCGCCCTCCTCAACGGCACCGACGGCATGCTCGGCATGCTGGTCATGGCCCTCGCCGACCTCGACACCCTCTACAAGTCCGCCGACATCACCGCCGCCCTCACCCTGGAGGCGCTGCTCGGCACCGAGAAGGTGCTCGCACCCGAGCTGCACGCCATCCGCCCGCACCCCGGCCAGGCGGCCGCCGCCGCCAACATGGCCGCCGTGCTGAAGGGTTCCGGGCTCACCGGGCACTTCCAGGAGGAGTCCGCGCCCCGCGTGCAGGACGCCTACTCCGTCCGCTGCGCCCCGCAGGTGGCCGGTGCCGGCCGCGACACCATGGCGCACGCCGCCCTCGTCGCCTTCCGCGAGCTGGCCGCCGCCGTCGACAACCCGGTGGTGCTGCCCGACGGTCGCGTGGAGTCCAACGGCAACTTCCACGGCGCGCCCGTCGCGTACGTGCTGGACTTCCTGGCCATCGCCGCCGCCGACCTCGGCTCCATCGCCGAGCGCCGCACCGACCGGCTCCTCGACAAGAACCGCAGCCACGGCCTGCCGCCGTTCCTCGCCGAGGACGCCGGCGTCGACTCCGGCCTGATGATCGCCCAGTACACGCAGGCCGCCCTGGTCAGCGAGATGAAGCGGCTCGCGGTCCCCGCCTCCGCCGACTCGATCCCCTCCTCCGCCATGCAGGAGGACCACGTCTCCATGGGCTGGTCGGCCGCGCGCAAACTGCGTACGGCCGTCGACAACCTGACGCGGATCATCGCGATCGAGCTGTACGCGGCCACCCGCGCCATCGAACTGCGCCACGGGCTCACCCCCGCGCCGGCCAGCCAGGCCGCCATCGCCGCGGTGCGCGCGGCGGGCGTCCAGGGCCCCGGGCCGGACCGTTTCCTCGCCCCCGACCTGGCCGCCGCCGACGCGTTCGTGCGCGCGGGCGCGCTGGTGGCGGCGGTGGAACCGGTGACGGGTCCGCTCGCCTGA
- a CDS encoding GGDEF domain-containing protein, protein MGVDGRLRAVVGLAQAMAAAGAPRDSVRAAARGARVALDGSFAAISAWEREHGRLRVLVNEGERRAGEEEFPEDESYPVHDFPEITEFLHERWVGGGGPHAWVESATDDRPGRRGDVLRRRGRGTCVVAPIVLSGRAWGELYVARDEGLPDFDGDDAEFATVLAAVVAAGLAQNERLEEARRLAFTDPLTGLANRRAVDMRLDEALEEHRRTGAVVSLVVCDLNGLKKVNDTLGHATGDRLLERFGSVLSLCGAMLPGALVARLGGDEFCLVSVGPVADQVVRVTEEVCVRAAELELGEGVACGVASTGDPIGPVKSSRRLFRLADAAQYKAKAARAARPVVAGRDTAVVRLADAAAREPAGERRRFRGRH, encoded by the coding sequence ATGGGAGTTGACGGGCGGCTTCGGGCCGTCGTGGGCCTCGCGCAGGCCATGGCGGCGGCCGGCGCGCCGCGGGACAGTGTCCGGGCGGCCGCGCGCGGTGCGCGGGTGGCGCTGGACGGCTCGTTCGCCGCGATCTCCGCCTGGGAGCGCGAGCACGGGCGGCTGCGGGTCCTCGTCAACGAGGGCGAGCGGCGGGCCGGCGAGGAGGAGTTCCCCGAGGACGAGTCCTACCCCGTGCACGACTTCCCGGAGATCACCGAGTTCCTCCACGAGCGGTGGGTCGGCGGCGGCGGACCGCACGCCTGGGTGGAGAGCGCGACCGACGACCGCCCCGGGCGCCGGGGCGACGTCCTGCGCCGGCGCGGACGCGGGACCTGCGTCGTCGCGCCGATCGTGCTCAGCGGGCGGGCCTGGGGTGAGCTGTACGTCGCCCGGGACGAGGGCCTGCCCGACTTCGACGGGGACGACGCCGAGTTCGCGACGGTGCTGGCGGCCGTGGTCGCGGCCGGGCTCGCGCAGAACGAGCGGCTGGAGGAGGCCCGGCGGCTCGCCTTCACCGACCCGCTGACCGGGCTCGCCAACCGGCGGGCCGTGGACATGCGGCTCGACGAGGCGCTGGAGGAGCACCGGCGGACCGGGGCGGTGGTGAGCCTGGTCGTGTGCGACCTGAACGGCCTCAAGAAGGTCAACGACACCCTGGGGCACGCCACGGGCGACCGGCTGCTGGAGCGGTTCGGGTCGGTGCTGAGCCTGTGCGGCGCGATGCTGCCGGGGGCCCTGGTGGCGCGGCTGGGCGGGGACGAGTTCTGTCTGGTGAGCGTGGGGCCGGTGGCCGATCAGGTGGTACGGGTCACCGAGGAGGTGTGCGTACGGGCCGCCGAGCTGGAATTGGGCGAGGGGGTGGCCTGCGGGGTCGCCTCCACGGGCGACCCGATCGGGCCGGTGAAGTCCTCGCGGCGGCTCTTCCGCCTCGCCGACGCCGCGCAGTACAAGGCCAAGGCCGCGCGGGCCGCGCGGCCGGTGGTGGCGGGCCGGGACACGGCGGTGGTGCGACTGGCCGACGCGGCGGCGCGGGAGCCGGCGGGCGAGCGCAGGCGCTTCCGCGGGCGGCACTAG
- a CDS encoding cobalamin-independent methionine synthase II family protein encodes MSIPTEAIGSIPRSPALQAALADHAEGRLSTDELTKLQERATAETLDRLAELGSPVLVDGEQAKPSFVTYPLAGLTGLAPDGAVIPFADGHTRQLPRLTAGPFRYGVHADTYLRDARRHTALPVKQAVIAPSALSLLYPADGIDGYPRDAFLRDLTDGAEADIRRCLEAGAHVVQLDFTEGRLSLKLDPSGGLLNDFVALNNEVLGRFSAAERTRLGVHTCPGGDQDSTHSADVDYAELLPQLFRLKVGNFYVQLAGEPDPERVLRIVAEHLPSDARVFVGVTDPVDPRVETAEEVRDRVLAAARHIPVEQLGTCDDCGFAPFADDASTSRDVAFAKIEARLRGTALASEALGL; translated from the coding sequence ATGAGCATCCCCACCGAGGCGATCGGCAGCATCCCCCGATCGCCCGCGCTGCAGGCCGCCCTCGCCGACCACGCCGAAGGCCGGCTGTCCACCGACGAGCTGACGAAGTTACAGGAACGGGCGACGGCCGAGACCCTGGATCGGCTGGCGGAGTTGGGCTCCCCCGTCCTGGTCGACGGCGAGCAGGCCAAGCCGAGCTTCGTCACCTACCCCCTGGCGGGCCTGACCGGCCTCGCCCCCGACGGCGCCGTCATCCCCTTCGCCGACGGCCACACCCGCCAACTGCCCCGGCTGACGGCGGGCCCGTTCCGCTACGGGGTCCACGCGGACACCTACCTGCGCGACGCCCGCCGCCACACCGCACTGCCGGTCAAGCAGGCGGTCATCGCCCCCTCCGCCCTGAGCCTGCTCTACCCGGCCGACGGCATCGACGGCTATCCGCGCGACGCGTTCCTGCGCGACCTCACCGACGGGGCCGAGGCCGACATCCGCCGCTGCCTGGAAGCGGGCGCGCACGTCGTGCAGCTGGACTTCACCGAGGGGCGGCTGTCCCTGAAGCTCGACCCCAGCGGGGGCCTGCTCAACGACTTCGTCGCGCTCAACAACGAGGTCCTCGGCCGGTTCAGCGCGGCCGAGCGCACCCGCCTGGGCGTGCACACCTGTCCGGGTGGCGACCAGGACTCCACGCACAGCGCGGACGTCGACTACGCGGAGCTGCTGCCGCAGCTGTTCCGGTTGAAGGTCGGCAACTTCTACGTGCAACTGGCCGGCGAGCCCGACCCCGAGCGGGTGCTGCGCATCGTCGCCGAGCACCTGCCGTCCGACGCACGGGTGTTCGTCGGGGTGACAGACCCCGTCGACCCGCGCGTGGAGACGGCGGAGGAGGTACGCGACCGGGTGCTGGCCGCCGCCCGTCACATCCCGGTCGAGCAGCTCGGGACCTGCGACGACTGCGGCTTCGCCCCGTTCGCGGACGACGCCTCCACCTCCCGTGACGTGGCCTTCGCCAAGATCGAGGCCCGGCTGCGCGGCACCGCCCTGGCCTCCGAGGCCCTCGGCCTCTGA
- a CDS encoding Ig-like domain-containing protein encodes MRTYSKRRRRSLVAVSAVLGGVLMLSACNDGGADKPQGNAETGKSQAEVDAAAAKDASKAKIVISPKDGSANVALNDGANVTVSDGTLTKVELKSSEGAAVAGKISADGKSWKPDTALKRSTKYALAATAKDEAGREAHENASFTTLSPENSFIGSFVPDEGQTVGVGMPVSITFNKPIKDQKAVQAAISVSSSSGQEVVGHWFGNQRLDFRPEQYWQANSTITLKLALQGVQSAPGIVGAQNKTVTFKVGRSQVSTVDVKAKTMTVTRDGQVLRTIPISAGSPENPTYNGQMVISEKFKETRMDGSTVGFTNKEGKGEYDIKDVPHAMRLSTSGTFIHGNYWGADSIFGKVNTSHGCVGLNDAKGAGDPNQPGAWFFDNSLIGDVVTVVNSPDKTIKPDNGLNGWNMSWAEWKAGPSA; translated from the coding sequence GTGAGGACGTACAGCAAGCGGCGGCGAAGGTCCCTCGTGGCCGTGTCCGCCGTGCTCGGTGGCGTACTGATGCTTTCGGCCTGCAACGACGGGGGCGCCGACAAGCCGCAGGGGAACGCGGAGACGGGCAAGTCCCAGGCGGAGGTCGACGCCGCCGCGGCGAAGGACGCGTCCAAGGCGAAGATAGTCATATCGCCGAAGGACGGGTCCGCCAACGTGGCCCTGAACGACGGCGCGAACGTCACCGTGAGCGACGGAACGCTCACGAAGGTCGAGTTGAAGTCGTCCGAGGGCGCGGCGGTCGCGGGCAAGATATCCGCCGACGGCAAGAGCTGGAAGCCGGACACCGCGCTCAAGCGCTCCACGAAGTACGCCCTCGCGGCCACCGCGAAGGACGAGGCCGGCCGCGAGGCCCACGAGAACGCCTCCTTCACCACCCTCTCCCCGGAGAACAGCTTCATCGGCTCGTTCGTCCCGGACGAGGGCCAGACCGTCGGCGTGGGCATGCCGGTCTCGATCACCTTCAACAAGCCGATCAAGGATCAGAAGGCGGTCCAGGCGGCCATCTCCGTCAGCTCCAGCAGCGGCCAGGAGGTCGTGGGCCACTGGTTCGGCAACCAGCGCCTGGACTTCCGTCCGGAGCAGTACTGGCAGGCCAATTCCACCATCACCCTGAAGCTGGCGCTCCAGGGCGTGCAGAGCGCGCCCGGCATCGTCGGCGCGCAGAACAAGACCGTCACCTTCAAGGTCGGCCGCAGCCAGGTCTCCACGGTCGACGTGAAGGCCAAGACGATGACGGTCACCCGTGACGGCCAGGTCCTCAGGACCATCCCGATCTCGGCGGGCTCCCCGGAGAACCCCACGTACAACGGCCAGATGGTGATCTCCGAGAAGTTCAAGGAGACCCGGATGGACGGCTCCACCGTGGGCTTCACGAACAAGGAGGGCAAGGGCGAGTACGACATCAAGGACGTCCCGCACGCCATGCGGCTGTCCACGTCCGGGACCTTCATCCACGGCAACTACTGGGGCGCCGACTCGATCTTCGGCAAGGTCAACACCAGCCACGGCTGTGTCGGTCTGAACGACGCCAAGGGCGCGGGCGACCCGAACCAGCCCGGCGCCTGGTTCTTCGACAACTCGCTGATCGGCGACGTGGTCACCGTGGTGAACTCCCCGGACAAGACCATCAAGCCGGACAACGGCCTCAACGGCTGGAACATGAGCTGGGCGGAGTGGAAGGCCGGCCCGTCGGCCTGA
- a CDS encoding adenylate/guanylate cyclase domain-containing protein: protein MGRDQHTPLHEVDHTAQPTADPLAIRLEQLILGAERRYTPFQAARSAGVSMELASRFWRAMGFADIGQAKALTEADVLALRRLAGLVEAGLLSEPMAVQVARSTGQTTARLAEWQIDSFLEGLTEPPEPGMTRTEVTYPLVELLLPELEEFLVYVWRRQLAAATGRVVQVADDEEMVDRRLAVGFADLVGFTRLTRRLEEEELGELVESFETTSADLVAAHGGRLIKTLGDEVLYAADDAATAAEIALRLIETMEADPQMPELRVGIAFGTVTTRMGDVFGTTVNLASRLTSIAPKDAVLVDGAMAQELGRTGAAPVSEKEAETEEGGGAYRFALQPMWQRPVRGLGVVEPWSLTRRKPKIPG, encoded by the coding sequence ATCGGGCGGGACCAGCACACGCCGCTCCACGAGGTCGACCACACGGCGCAGCCGACGGCCGACCCGCTCGCGATCCGCCTGGAGCAGCTGATCCTGGGCGCCGAACGCCGCTACACCCCCTTCCAGGCCGCCCGGAGCGCCGGCGTGTCGATGGAGCTGGCCTCCCGCTTCTGGCGGGCCATGGGCTTCGCGGACATCGGCCAGGCCAAGGCCCTGACGGAGGCCGACGTGCTGGCGCTGCGCCGGCTCGCCGGTCTGGTCGAGGCGGGGCTGCTGAGCGAGCCGATGGCGGTGCAGGTGGCGCGTTCCACCGGGCAGACCACCGCCCGGCTGGCCGAATGGCAGATCGATTCCTTCCTGGAGGGGCTGACGGAGCCCCCGGAGCCGGGGATGACCCGTACGGAGGTCACGTACCCGCTGGTCGAGCTGCTGCTGCCGGAGCTGGAGGAGTTCCTCGTCTACGTGTGGCGCCGCCAGCTGGCGGCGGCGACCGGGCGGGTGGTGCAGGTCGCGGACGACGAGGAGATGGTCGACCGGCGCCTGGCGGTCGGCTTCGCGGACCTCGTCGGCTTCACGCGGCTCACGCGGCGGCTGGAGGAGGAGGAGCTCGGCGAGCTGGTCGAGTCCTTCGAGACGACCTCGGCCGACCTGGTGGCCGCGCACGGCGGCCGGCTGATCAAGACCCTCGGCGACGAGGTCCTGTACGCCGCCGACGACGCGGCGACGGCGGCGGAGATCGCGCTTCGGCTGATCGAGACGATGGAGGCCGATCCGCAGATGCCGGAGCTGCGGGTCGGGATCGCCTTCGGCACGGTGACGACCCGGATGGGCGACGTCTTCGGGACGACGGTGAACCTCGCGAGCCGGTTGACCTCGATAGCTCCGAAGGACGCCGTGCTGGTGGACGGGGCGATGGCCCAGGAGCTGGGCCGCACGGGCGCCGCGCCGGTCTCGGAGAAGGAGGCCGAGACCGAGGAGGGCGGGGGTGCGTACCGGTTCGCGCTCCAGCCGATGTGGCAGCGGCCGGTGCGCGGTCTGGGTGTGGTGGAGCCCTGGTCGCTGACGCGTCGGAAGCCTAAGATCCCCGGGTAA